A portion of the Microbulbifer agarilyticus genome contains these proteins:
- a CDS encoding SDR family NAD(P)-dependent oxidoreductase: protein MKELFVRRVNRERVAVVTGAAGGLGWAMVQELAQRAQSASVALRLVLVDVNEDALRQRAAELVEPLVSIDIHVADLSAEESVAQLCEKLRDAYPQVDLLINNAGITHRSLSAQTSNAVIRRVMAVDYHAPVELAQGLLAPLTAAGGCVVNISSMAGWMPVLGRAGYCAAKSALHQYFETFREEVREDGVSVLMVYPSFVATNIDANALSGDGGRAQHAQSTVGQVRSADWMAVRILDALAAGKERLFPRDKSLFGAYLYKLAPRLFLRQMVKNFRVELEEGRKLARQSELSQG from the coding sequence ATGAAAGAGTTATTCGTCAGGCGCGTAAATCGGGAGCGCGTTGCGGTCGTTACCGGTGCAGCGGGTGGTCTCGGTTGGGCAATGGTGCAGGAGCTGGCGCAGCGCGCGCAATCTGCCTCGGTCGCATTGCGACTGGTTTTGGTAGATGTGAACGAGGATGCCCTACGTCAGCGCGCCGCAGAACTGGTTGAGCCGCTGGTGAGTATCGATATCCATGTGGCGGACCTGTCGGCGGAAGAGTCGGTTGCCCAGCTTTGTGAGAAGTTGCGCGATGCGTATCCTCAGGTGGACCTGCTGATTAATAATGCGGGTATTACCCATCGCAGCCTTTCAGCGCAAACCAGTAATGCGGTTATTCGGCGGGTGATGGCCGTGGATTATCACGCGCCGGTTGAGCTGGCCCAGGGGTTGCTTGCGCCGCTCACCGCGGCAGGCGGCTGTGTGGTGAATATCAGTTCTATGGCGGGTTGGATGCCCGTTCTCGGTCGCGCGGGCTACTGTGCGGCAAAGAGCGCTTTGCACCAGTACTTCGAGACCTTTCGTGAAGAAGTGCGCGAGGACGGTGTGTCTGTGCTGATGGTATATCCCAGTTTTGTGGCGACCAACATTGATGCCAACGCGCTCTCCGGTGATGGCGGGCGTGCCCAGCACGCCCAGAGCACGGTTGGCCAGGTGCGCAGTGCCGACTGGATGGCTGTGCGTATTCTGGATGCGCTGGCAGCGGGCAAGGAGCGCTTGTTCCCCCGCGATAAGTCGTTGTTCGGAGCCTACCTGTATAAATTGGCTCCGCGCCTGTTCCTGCGGCAAATGGTGAAGAACTTTCGTGTGGAGCTGGAAGAGGGGCGCAAGCTGGCCCGCCAGTCTGAATTGTCGCAGGGCTGA
- a CDS encoding TatD family hydrolase — MAFIDSHCHFDFDAFSEDRAQVWSRCRQAGVQSLVIPGVSIPQWRQLFALVHSEPGWYGAVGVHPWWVKELAIAPADVRRAVVERVEHERQRSGDVSRCVAVGECGLDATIETPLEQQLPVFEAQLDAARALSLPVIVHSVRAHADVLRTLKKFSLEQGGVIHAFSGSREIAEEYVRLGFYLGVGGTITYDRAMKTRKTVREIPLEKLLLESDAPDMPLAGRQGERNSPEYLPQIAHTLAELRGISPELVIAQTGKNARALFGF; from the coding sequence ATGGCGTTTATCGACAGCCACTGCCATTTTGATTTTGATGCGTTTAGCGAGGACCGCGCGCAAGTCTGGTCGCGTTGCCGGCAGGCGGGGGTGCAATCCCTGGTGATCCCCGGTGTCAGTATTCCCCAGTGGCGACAATTGTTTGCCCTGGTGCACTCTGAACCCGGTTGGTATGGCGCGGTCGGGGTGCATCCGTGGTGGGTAAAGGAGCTGGCGATTGCGCCTGCCGACGTGCGTCGGGCAGTCGTTGAGCGTGTCGAGCATGAACGCCAGCGAAGCGGAGATGTGTCGCGCTGCGTCGCTGTAGGTGAGTGCGGTCTGGACGCCACTATCGAAACACCCCTTGAGCAACAGTTGCCGGTATTTGAAGCGCAGTTGGATGCTGCGCGCGCATTGTCCCTGCCGGTGATTGTCCATAGCGTTCGTGCGCATGCGGATGTATTGCGCACGTTAAAGAAATTTTCCCTGGAGCAGGGTGGGGTGATCCATGCGTTTTCCGGCAGCCGGGAAATTGCTGAGGAATATGTGCGACTGGGTTTCTACCTGGGAGTTGGCGGCACCATTACCTACGACCGCGCGATGAAAACCCGCAAGACGGTGCGCGAAATTCCATTGGAAAAGTTGCTGCTGGAGTCCGACGCGCCGGACATGCCACTGGCAGGCCGCCAGGGAGAGCGCAACAGCCCGGAATACTTGCCGCAAATCGCGCATACTCTGGCAGAGCTGCGCGGTATTTCTCCGGAGCTGGTCATTGCGCAGACCGGAAAAAATGCACGCGCGCTTTTTGGATTTTGA
- a CDS encoding heme-dependent oxidative N-demethylase family protein, translated as MTGAESASAEASAGSALREVLPRRYAQDFAAPSVCLPFLKVPDIVHMGLNKLAPQSWITPCSQLPHYLNNKTAAYQRLGEKVYAQLPESLPAQRELVELLHRHLLQDHSGYVRTAAGTLRWRGASGDLHWPGVESVLRSASPLRDAGRWIADDVCLLLPGDTGYQLVAAYLAAPSYWRLEEKIGRPLNQIHAPVPGFQNKLAGQMARFFDHLKPEYPVWRSNWSVVDSPALLQRGEMASGLDEGAESGKSLYLRIERQSLRRLPNTGAVVFTIRVMINPLEDLLPIEGGLSALAAAVAQMSPEEGRYKSLAPLLPSLQQFFSRHLEDPSA; from the coding sequence ATGACAGGCGCCGAGTCCGCCTCTGCAGAGGCTTCGGCCGGTTCGGCTTTGCGCGAAGTCCTGCCGCGTCGCTACGCTCAGGACTTTGCAGCCCCCTCTGTCTGCCTACCGTTTCTCAAAGTCCCCGATATTGTTCATATGGGGCTGAACAAGCTGGCGCCTCAGTCTTGGATCACTCCCTGTTCGCAGTTGCCGCATTACCTGAACAACAAGACCGCCGCCTACCAGCGGCTGGGTGAGAAGGTGTATGCACAGTTGCCGGAGTCCTTACCCGCCCAGCGTGAACTCGTGGAGTTGCTGCACCGGCATCTTTTACAGGATCACTCGGGCTATGTTCGTACCGCCGCGGGTACGCTCCGCTGGCGAGGTGCTTCTGGAGATTTGCACTGGCCCGGTGTCGAGTCTGTGTTGCGCAGTGCCTCTCCATTGCGCGATGCCGGCCGCTGGATTGCCGACGATGTCTGCCTGTTACTGCCGGGCGATACGGGTTACCAATTGGTGGCGGCTTATCTGGCGGCGCCCAGTTACTGGCGATTGGAAGAGAAGATCGGCAGGCCGCTGAATCAGATCCACGCACCAGTACCGGGCTTTCAGAATAAACTGGCGGGTCAAATGGCGCGCTTTTTTGATCACCTGAAGCCCGAGTATCCCGTGTGGCGCAGCAATTGGTCGGTGGTGGATTCTCCGGCACTGTTACAGCGCGGGGAAATGGCGTCCGGTCTGGACGAGGGGGCTGAGTCTGGAAAGTCGCTATACCTGCGTATAGAGCGGCAGTCGCTGCGCCGGTTACCCAATACCGGGGCGGTAGTCTTTACCATTCGCGTCATGATCAACCCACTGGAAGATCTGCTGCCGATTGAGGGTGGCCTGAGCGCGTTGGCGGCGGCGGTCGCTCAGATGTCTCCGGAGGAGGGGCGCTACAAATCGCTCGCGCCCCTGTTGCCGTCACTGCAACAATTTTTCTCCCGTCACCTCGAGGACCCATCGGCCTGA
- the tcdA gene encoding tRNA cyclic N6-threonylcarbamoyladenosine(37) synthase TcdA — MPGKNLSDAYLQRFGGIARLYGNDALHALHRSHVIIIGIGGVGSWTAEALVRSGVGKITLIDLDDICITNTNRQIHAQVGSIGEIKVEVMAERLRMINPEVDVVTHEDFIASDNFAEFLAPEKEAIDMVIDAFDNARVKAALIAYCKARKLRLITVGSAGGKKNPAVITSADLGRTVSDPMLAKVRQHLYRFHNFQKSSKRQFGVDAIYSSEPMVYPQPDGQVCQQKSTMQNGVKLDCSGGFGAATMVTGTFGFVAASKAIERIVQRAKPQK, encoded by the coding sequence ATGCCTGGAAAGAACTTGAGTGACGCCTACCTGCAACGTTTTGGCGGAATTGCGAGACTCTATGGCAACGACGCCCTGCATGCTCTGCACAGATCCCATGTCATCATCATCGGTATTGGCGGCGTAGGCAGTTGGACCGCAGAAGCGCTGGTACGCAGCGGCGTGGGCAAAATCACCCTGATCGACCTGGATGACATCTGCATCACCAATACCAATCGCCAGATCCATGCCCAGGTGGGCAGCATCGGCGAGATCAAGGTGGAAGTCATGGCGGAGCGACTGCGTATGATCAACCCGGAAGTTGATGTAGTCACCCACGAAGATTTTATCGCCAGCGACAACTTTGCCGAATTTCTGGCACCGGAGAAAGAAGCCATCGATATGGTGATCGATGCGTTTGACAACGCGCGCGTCAAAGCCGCGCTCATCGCCTACTGCAAAGCCCGCAAGCTGCGCCTGATTACCGTAGGCTCGGCCGGCGGTAAGAAAAACCCAGCCGTGATCACTAGCGCTGATCTCGGCCGTACCGTCAGCGACCCGATGCTGGCAAAGGTCCGCCAGCACCTGTACCGCTTTCACAATTTCCAGAAGTCCAGCAAACGCCAGTTTGGCGTGGACGCCATTTATTCCAGCGAGCCCATGGTGTACCCGCAGCCCGATGGACAGGTTTGCCAGCAAAAAAGCACCATGCAAAATGGGGTAAAACTGGATTGCAGTGGCGGGTTCGGCGCAGCCACAATGGTCACAGGCACATTTGGATTTGTTGCCGCAAGCAAAGCGATTGAACGCATTGTGCAGCGCGCAAAGCCCCAGAAGTAG
- a CDS encoding flavin-containing monooxygenase yields the protein MKPYAVIGAGPMGLCTVRNLIKHSIPCVGFEIHSDVGGLWDIDSPTSTMYESAHLISSKRMTEFAEFPMGDDVALFPHHREMKEYFQAFAREFDLYRHYEFETEVVRCEREGDDWHITTRSQGQEQTRVFGGLLIANGTLHHPNMPKLPGEFSGELLHSADYRDPAVFEGKRVLLVGCGNSGADIAVDAAHRAKDVDISLRRGYYFLPKFIGGKATDALGGKIKLPRFIQQKVSAAISKLMLGTPEQYGLPKPDYKMFESHPVINSLILHHIGHGDIHVRKDIAAVEGHSVTFVDGSSADYDMIVMATGYKLHYPFIDRAHLNWESFAPRLYLNVFHPEYDNLFLMGMVEAAGLGWEGRNRQAEMVALYIRQLSEGAESASKLKAVKQAQAGKRADGGMQYLNLERMAYYVHKDTYLNAMAEHTEGLRKDYKSFDAAVNLDAAPIPAK from the coding sequence ATGAAACCCTATGCAGTGATTGGCGCGGGCCCTATGGGGCTTTGCACAGTACGCAACCTGATCAAGCACAGCATTCCCTGTGTGGGGTTCGAGATCCACAGCGATGTGGGCGGCTTGTGGGACATCGACAGTCCCACTAGCACCATGTACGAATCGGCCCACCTGATCTCTTCCAAGCGCATGACCGAGTTCGCGGAGTTTCCGATGGGCGATGACGTTGCGCTGTTCCCGCACCATCGCGAAATGAAAGAGTACTTTCAGGCCTTCGCGCGGGAGTTCGACCTGTATCGCCACTACGAGTTTGAAACCGAGGTGGTGCGCTGTGAACGCGAAGGCGATGACTGGCACATTACTACCCGCAGCCAGGGCCAGGAACAGACCCGGGTATTTGGCGGACTGTTGATTGCCAACGGTACCCTGCATCACCCGAATATGCCGAAACTACCCGGCGAATTCAGCGGCGAATTGCTCCACTCAGCGGACTATCGCGACCCCGCCGTTTTCGAAGGTAAGCGCGTGTTGTTGGTCGGATGCGGTAACAGTGGTGCGGATATTGCGGTGGATGCGGCCCACCGCGCTAAAGACGTGGACATCAGCCTGCGTCGCGGTTACTACTTCCTGCCTAAATTTATCGGCGGTAAGGCGACCGACGCGCTGGGTGGCAAGATCAAGTTGCCGCGCTTTATCCAGCAGAAGGTGAGTGCGGCCATCTCCAAGCTGATGTTGGGAACACCTGAGCAGTACGGTCTGCCCAAACCCGATTACAAAATGTTCGAATCCCATCCGGTGATCAACTCTTTGATTCTGCATCATATCGGTCACGGTGATATCCACGTGCGCAAGGATATCGCGGCAGTGGAGGGGCATAGCGTTACCTTCGTCGATGGTAGTAGCGCTGACTACGACATGATCGTGATGGCCACCGGTTACAAGTTGCACTACCCATTTATCGACCGCGCGCACCTGAACTGGGAATCTTTCGCACCCCGTTTGTATCTCAACGTGTTCCACCCGGAATACGACAACCTGTTCCTGATGGGGATGGTGGAAGCTGCGGGCCTTGGTTGGGAAGGTCGCAACCGTCAGGCAGAAATGGTGGCCCTGTATATTCGCCAGCTGTCCGAAGGTGCCGAGTCCGCGAGTAAACTGAAAGCGGTAAAACAGGCACAGGCTGGAAAACGTGCGGACGGTGGGATGCAGTATCTCAATCTCGAACGCATGGCCTACTACGTGCACAAGGATACTTACCTGAACGCGATGGCCGAGCATACAGAGGGTCTGCGTAAGGATTACAAAAGTTTTGATGCGGCAGTGAACCTCGACGCTGCCCCGATTCCTGCAAAATAA
- a CDS encoding SDR family oxidoreductase: MTEKRVLITGAAGYVGHLLGESLSKNMSVVGVDVAHREACFPIFNMDICDEALVELIRAERVTHVVHLASVMSAGRDRAREYKIDVEGTRNVLNACVRAGVVHFTLTSSGAAYGYHADNPAWLQESDALRGNPEFAYSDHKRLIEEMLAEYRQNHPELKQLVFRPCAIVGATTNSKISALFSGRSILDPGAHNSPFVFIWDQDVVGAIEYGVTRDAAGIYNLAGDGALTPAEIARLLNKPLRRPPVWLLKALLAISFGLRLGDAHPAQVRFLQYRPVLLNTRLKSELGYQPQKTSAETFAFFAEHALGRKVDLSDAQITYCSDSSGSDGAQRVATNEGAAV, translated from the coding sequence ATGACAGAGAAGCGGGTTTTAATTACCGGTGCAGCCGGTTACGTCGGGCATCTGCTGGGGGAATCCCTGAGTAAGAATATGTCCGTGGTAGGTGTTGATGTCGCGCATCGGGAAGCCTGTTTCCCAATCTTTAATATGGATATCTGCGACGAGGCACTGGTTGAATTGATCCGGGCGGAGCGCGTTACCCATGTGGTGCACCTGGCTTCGGTGATGTCTGCCGGCCGCGACCGTGCGCGGGAATATAAGATTGATGTTGAGGGCACGCGCAATGTGTTGAACGCGTGTGTACGCGCGGGCGTTGTGCACTTTACCCTCACCAGCAGTGGCGCGGCTTACGGTTATCATGCGGATAATCCAGCCTGGTTGCAGGAAAGTGATGCTCTGCGTGGAAACCCGGAATTCGCCTATTCCGATCACAAGCGCCTGATTGAAGAAATGCTGGCGGAGTATCGCCAGAACCATCCTGAACTTAAACAGCTGGTATTTCGCCCCTGCGCCATTGTTGGTGCCACCACCAACAGCAAAATCAGTGCACTGTTTTCCGGGCGCAGCATTCTCGACCCCGGCGCGCACAATTCTCCCTTCGTGTTCATCTGGGATCAGGATGTGGTCGGCGCGATCGAATACGGTGTTACTCGCGATGCAGCGGGTATCTACAACCTCGCGGGTGATGGCGCCCTGACGCCGGCAGAAATTGCGCGGCTGCTGAATAAACCCCTGCGCCGTCCACCGGTCTGGTTGTTGAAGGCCCTGCTGGCAATAAGCTTTGGGCTGCGCCTGGGTGACGCGCACCCTGCGCAGGTGCGCTTTCTGCAATATCGACCGGTGCTGCTCAATACACGCCTGAAATCAGAGCTTGGCTATCAGCCCCAGAAAACTTCCGCGGAGACTTTTGCCTTTTTCGCCGAGCATGCTCTGGGCCGGAAAGTGGATCTCAGCGATGCCCAAATTACCTACTGCTCCGATTCATCGGGCAGTGATGGAGCACAGCGCGTGGCAACAAATGAGGGGGCGGCAGTATGA
- a CDS encoding aminotransferase class V-fold PLP-dependent enzyme, translating to MNFSSQEFKQQFPLFSQAENRELVYLDNAATTQKPACVIDAIRDFYLHSNANTHRSSHRLARRATEMVERVRAASARFLGAESPREIIFTRGATEGLNLLANSLCRGLVAGDEIILSTAEHHANLVPWQMLAAQYGLVLRFVPDANGVPQIDRIAEVLSPRTRVVSITGGSNALGFRTDLAALRATLAAKSSAATSSGAVSSQGDLRWIVDGSQLVAHDVVDVAAIGCDFFVCSAHKFYGPTGLGLVYGREALLRELPPWQGGGEMITSVDLLASDYADLPHRFEAGTSSLAAIAGLGACLEFLGKQDRLAMAQYEQSLLAYLHDRLSQIPELELLSDARNNLGIASFVHARCAAIDIAQWLDGRDIAVRVGHHCAQPLLHAAGHTATVRASLVAYNSKEDIDRLIAGVEELLRQLDDTAEPQPAAADSAIDSAETYSWQPDNLAKLDLGALRNQQNWQDRYRTLMSWAKVISRKDHIRTTEHLVQGCESSAWLVHRQEAGVHRFAIDSDSRIVKGLGALLLSQIDGATDDAVAPSQLHQIFDELGLSQQLSESRGNGFRALVQRAFDLMHA from the coding sequence ATGAATTTTTCCTCGCAAGAATTTAAGCAGCAGTTCCCACTGTTTTCCCAAGCAGAAAACCGCGAACTGGTTTATCTGGATAATGCGGCGACCACGCAGAAGCCGGCCTGCGTCATTGATGCGATCCGCGATTTCTATCTGCACAGCAATGCCAATACCCATCGCTCAAGTCACCGCCTGGCCCGGCGGGCCACAGAGATGGTGGAGCGGGTCAGAGCGGCAAGTGCACGTTTTCTGGGCGCGGAGTCACCACGCGAGATCATATTTACCCGCGGCGCCACCGAAGGTCTGAATCTGTTGGCCAATAGCTTGTGCCGGGGTCTGGTCGCCGGCGATGAGATTATTTTGTCGACCGCCGAGCATCACGCCAATCTTGTGCCGTGGCAAATGCTGGCGGCGCAGTATGGTCTGGTATTACGCTTTGTGCCGGACGCCAACGGTGTGCCGCAAATTGACCGTATAGCAGAGGTGTTGTCGCCGCGCACCCGGGTTGTATCCATCACAGGCGGATCCAATGCACTGGGCTTTCGCACCGATCTTGCAGCCTTGCGCGCAACCCTAGCTGCGAAATCGTCAGCTGCAACATCGTCAGGTGCAGTATCGTCACAAGGCGATCTGCGGTGGATCGTGGACGGCTCGCAATTGGTTGCGCACGATGTGGTGGATGTTGCGGCCATTGGTTGTGATTTCTTTGTGTGCTCTGCGCACAAATTTTATGGCCCTACGGGTTTAGGTCTGGTTTATGGTCGCGAAGCGCTGTTGCGCGAACTGCCGCCATGGCAGGGCGGTGGGGAGATGATTACCAGCGTCGATCTTCTTGCCAGTGATTACGCCGATCTGCCTCATCGGTTTGAGGCGGGCACATCGTCACTCGCGGCAATTGCCGGGCTTGGTGCCTGTTTGGAATTCCTCGGCAAGCAGGACCGGCTGGCGATGGCGCAGTACGAGCAATCCCTGCTTGCCTACCTGCACGACAGGTTGTCACAGATACCTGAGCTGGAGCTGCTGAGCGATGCCCGCAACAATCTCGGTATTGCCAGTTTTGTGCACGCCCGTTGTGCGGCGATTGATATCGCGCAGTGGTTGGATGGGCGGGATATTGCGGTGCGCGTAGGGCATCACTGTGCCCAGCCGCTGTTGCATGCTGCTGGCCACACGGCGACGGTGCGCGCATCTCTGGTGGCATATAACTCGAAGGAAGATATTGACCGCTTGATTGCTGGGGTTGAGGAATTATTGCGGCAGCTGGATGATACGGCGGAACCTCAGCCGGCTGCCGCCGATTCCGCCATAGATTCTGCAGAGACGTATTCCTGGCAGCCCGATAATTTGGCGAAACTGGATCTGGGAGCGCTGCGCAATCAACAGAACTGGCAAGATCGCTATCGTACGCTCATGAGCTGGGCGAAGGTGATTTCTCGCAAAGATCACATTCGTACCACCGAGCATTTGGTGCAGGGCTGTGAATCCAGTGCTTGGCTGGTGCATCGCCAGGAGGCGGGCGTGCATCGCTTCGCCATCGATAGCGATAGTCGGATCGTAAAAGGGTTGGGGGCGCTATTGCTGTCGCAGATTGATGGTGCGACGGACGATGCCGTTGCGCCATCCCAGTTACATCAAATTTTTGATGAGTTGGGTTTGTCGCAGCAACTGAGTGAATCCCGCGGCAACGGCTTTCGCGCTTTGGTACAGCGCGCATTCGACTTAATGCACGCCTGA
- a CDS encoding LysE family translocator, which produces MEILLSIALFVFSTSITPGPNNLMIMSSGLNYGVERSLPHMLGICIGFPAMIMAIGFGMGTLFQQFPFLHEVVRWAGITYLLYLAWKIASTRDVGATPQQKPFSFLQAVAFQWVNPKGWIMAVGALAAFTTPNGEILLEAGRIALAFILIGGPCIGIWLMFGVGLKRILTEPKHLRAFNMTMGLLLAASVIPMLTTEFS; this is translated from the coding sequence TTGGAAATTTTGCTGTCCATCGCGCTGTTTGTATTCTCCACCAGTATTACGCCGGGGCCGAATAACCTTATGATCATGTCCTCGGGCCTGAACTACGGTGTCGAGAGATCCCTGCCGCATATGCTCGGCATATGTATTGGCTTCCCGGCCATGATTATGGCGATCGGATTTGGTATGGGGACCTTATTTCAGCAGTTTCCATTCCTGCACGAAGTGGTGCGCTGGGCGGGCATTACCTACCTGCTGTATTTGGCCTGGAAAATCGCGAGCACCCGGGATGTGGGCGCAACGCCGCAGCAAAAGCCCTTTTCATTCCTGCAGGCGGTCGCGTTTCAGTGGGTGAACCCGAAGGGATGGATTATGGCCGTGGGCGCGCTCGCGGCCTTTACCACCCCCAATGGCGAGATACTGCTCGAGGCAGGCCGCATTGCACTGGCATTCATTTTGATTGGAGGCCCGTGCATCGGTATCTGGCTAATGTTCGGCGTCGGTTTAAAACGGATTCTCACCGAGCCGAAACATTTGCGGGCCTTTAATATGACGATGGGACTGCTGTTGGCAGCCAGCGTGATACCCATGCTAACTACCGAGTTCTCCTGA
- a CDS encoding AraC family transcriptional regulator has protein sequence MNTADTRTVTLSYTRAILSALGQLNLTLPDAAQDLLAAINEEERVPMQVQEEIWLAVQEAHPDPLLGVRLGQAMQGSQMGLVGYLLMTQKNLGAAIDQLLVYHPLLGEGGQFELRRSSYYVDVCYHPNYLRCARLRVETVLSTLLSQSRAMTGKEFQPQSVQFAYPTPSLAVQQQYQQVLQAPVQFNAEVSGIRLRSQDLEIPLVAADRQVMARLKPEADALLKALTSKSLQLRVAHLLQQEPQLSREQVAARLCISPRHLGRKLLEEDASFRAIQDEVRSHYACQWLREGQKTNVDIAAALGYCDESAFGKAFRRWTGLSPKNFKAQE, from the coding sequence TTGAACACCGCAGATACTAGAACCGTCACATTAAGCTACACACGCGCGATTCTGAGCGCACTGGGGCAATTGAACCTGACGCTACCGGATGCCGCACAGGACCTGCTGGCCGCCATTAACGAGGAAGAACGGGTGCCCATGCAGGTTCAGGAAGAAATCTGGCTCGCGGTACAGGAGGCTCACCCCGACCCACTACTTGGGGTCCGCCTGGGCCAGGCGATGCAGGGTAGCCAAATGGGACTGGTGGGCTACCTGCTGATGACCCAAAAAAACCTTGGCGCAGCCATCGACCAGCTGCTGGTTTATCATCCTCTGCTGGGCGAAGGCGGTCAGTTTGAATTGCGTCGCAGCAGCTACTATGTGGATGTCTGCTATCACCCCAACTATCTGCGCTGTGCCCGCCTGCGCGTGGAAACCGTGCTCTCCACCCTGCTCTCACAGTCACGGGCAATGACCGGCAAGGAATTCCAGCCGCAGAGCGTTCAATTTGCCTACCCTACCCCGTCGCTCGCGGTACAACAGCAGTACCAGCAAGTCCTGCAGGCGCCCGTGCAATTTAATGCCGAAGTGTCGGGTATCCGACTGCGCTCACAGGACCTTGAGATCCCCCTGGTCGCCGCGGACCGTCAGGTAATGGCACGCCTCAAGCCGGAAGCGGACGCCCTACTGAAAGCACTGACCAGCAAAAGTCTGCAACTGCGCGTAGCGCACCTGCTACAACAGGAACCCCAGCTCAGCCGGGAACAGGTGGCCGCACGGCTGTGCATCAGCCCCCGGCACCTGGGAAGAAAACTGCTCGAAGAAGATGCCAGCTTCCGCGCAATCCAGGACGAAGTGCGCAGCCACTACGCTTGCCAGTGGTTACGTGAAGGACAGAAGACCAACGTGGATATCGCAGCGGCGCTTGGCTACTGCGACGAGAGTGCATTCGGCAAGGCTTTCCGGCGCTGGACGGGACTCTCACCGAAGAATTTTAAAGCCCAGGAATAA